attattattattattattattattattattattattattattattattattattattggcacatgaaaataaaaacgaaGTGGACCACTTGGCTTTGGTTCAGAGGCAGAGAGTAGTAGAGGCTGTGTCTTCCTCCCGAACTGAAagtgggagctggttccacttGACAGGATAGCTCAAAGCTCTGCCTCACATTCTACTTTCAGAAAACTAAGAAACCTCCAGGAAGtagcactctgagaaccaagGTTCTGCTGGATAATACGGGACTTTTCATGGCATTTTAGATTTAGAAGGAGGCTGCtctgaacaaaaatataaaagtgaCACTTGGGTTGTTGCTCCCACTTTCCATGAGCACGAGGAAATCAATTTCGATTGCGTTGTCCTcttctgccctctggtggtgacACCAAGCTGCTGCAACTTTGAAAAGCTCCACTTCAGGCGTAGATATGTCCTTTCTTTAATTAGAAGCCCTCCTGGTTGATCACCTGTgtttagaccctcacatcccaGGTTTGGGTTCTGATCCGGGTCCAGTCAGGACTAATAAAATGACAACAGCATGTCGATGTTGCAAATGCTTTGGTACATATATTCAAATGATTATGTGCCATCCTCTGCTGTTTCCTATTATCAATGACTTGTTATTACTAGTGCTGTCATGACAtccaaaaaaataatctaattaattacatgattcgtaattaattaatctaattaatcacattttaatctcatttctgctttaggtccccaagtgaagaattcaaattcagggacgttacagaattgttgtgcatgactcatcaaataaacacactgagaagagaagatttgaaatccacatttttgttaatgatgaatgaaagctaagtcaggacgtcttgtccaaaataaattctaagcccaatcaggcaacttaaataacactttcagtgtgtttcattaaaggtgcattaaggagtttgcacattttatgcgaaacagcgccccctgcaggtcttgggcataatgcagcttagtgaaaaactcgtgcctgtggctcgcgtgcacggaagaggggaagtccttcctcgctcgtttagtagcgctcaagtaagatttaagtttcttttacctggtggagtctgtgctggagctgtggcagtgctagaagccagtcttttcttattttctggaagatcctgctcagttgttgcccACTAAGCGTcgggcggagtaatggcggacaaaacaaaacctaaccagccggagcgagcattacgtcattcctttcaaattctccccaaaaaaactctggtgccggaccggcactgcaactttcaagtgacaatttagcgttgttagaggtacttgtaatgaatatgtcagggcacattgtacacatcattaaaaaatatgtaacatatttatggtggaaaataagtatttttaaggttgtaaaactccttaatgcacctttaaagaaattcaaaagaagaaaaagtttaagtacatcccagcaaaccaattcagtctggtgcactattcaaaaatACAGTacaaatattgtaaaaaaaaaaaaaaatccgaaataaaataaggctcagtctcaaatagccacttaagcaaactaaattcaaaatgaatactaaaactaacttaaagggcaactccagttttttgacacctggaccttatttaaaggtgtgtgcatgctcatatactcactcagacaaacatcgtgcagctcggagtccttcagaagttatttagatccaaccgatttagcgggggccacggcaaagGCGCCACACAGTCTGGTTTCACCGTGAACTGGAGCTCCTGTGGGAGCTCAGACGAATGATCGATGTGAGGAACACAGAAGAGATGAAATCAGCCAGAGGACAGATCTGCTTGTGATACTGTGTTGGATTAATCCTGACAGCTTCaggacagcaacacacacactgaacatgcTGCTATGAACTGAGGTGTTAATGACCAACCTGCTGACTGATGAAGACCTGGACGTCCTCTCCCTCGGCTATGAAATCAGGCCAGCTGAGGCCAGACTCCCTCCAAACAGAGGCCACAGGAAACAACATGAGAGAACATCACACACTTGTTTTCACACACGTTCCTGCAGTGTTGCAGGTGGGGAGGAAGACGTGGACAGCGGTGCGTCACCGCCCAGCTTGCCTTCTCCTTGCACAGCACATGCAGTATCTGTGAAATCAGGAGCccggctcctccagcaggatgcAGGGCTTTGTTCAGTTCGCTGTGAACCaacagagacaagagaaaatCAAGTAAGCAGCTTCATCAACATTCATACAGAACCATGCAGGACGACTTCTCATGAGCTGAGTGGAGGAAGATTCAGACACCCAGGTTGCAGGTGTGATTTCTCCCAAGGAAACGAAACAGTTGTCCTTTGATCTCCAGCATGTGGACAAAACAGTACCTGAAGAGCTGGGCCATGGAGAAGCCTCCCTTGCTCGGCGCTGGGCGGAGCAGCTGGGCCAAGTACAGCCAGATGTGAGGGATATCGATGGCCATGTCTTCTGCCAGCTCCAGTGTGTCCGACAACCTGAGAGGACAGAAGAAGACAGATCTTCACAAACTGGGCCTcgacaaacacaataaaaacaacacagcaaaatccTCTTTCTTCTTAGATCACATGATCATCAGAGTCATTTTAAGACAGAGCAGTTGGACTGACCCCTTGCAGAACTGCATCTTGGGAAGGGTTCCTCGCTGAAGCAGCTGGGAGAGGAGCTGGCCCATCTCCTCCCTGGAGCTTTGACTCCACTCCAGGGTCAACTCCACACCCACGAagatgtggagctgctggtccaggtggagctcctccacacactccacGGCTTCCTGCAGCGGAGGACGAGAAATGAAGGGTGAGATGATGAAGTGGCTGAGCTGGACGCTGAAGAGACCAGCTGTTATGAATGAACGCGATCTTCTGCTGAAACGTCTTACCTTGAAGTCCTTGAGGTGCAGGAACTCCTCGACGATGGACCTGGacttcctctcagcctggtctGCAGACAGAGCCGGTCTGGTTGGCGTTGAGGCCACGGGCTCCACTGCTGTTAACAAATAATACGGagtcatatttgtgtttgtgtgcgtgggttttttaagaaaaaatacattttatgtaAAATTTGAAgggaaaaatctgttttcttgcATGATACGagtttcctgagctcaggagcaAACCTTACCTGAGTTACCGGCTCGACTCCGCCCAGCACATCCCTGTGCCCACGAACCTTGACCCTGTGGGCGCAGCTGGATTTTCTGATCAAGCTGTGGCTGCGGAAACAATATTAACACATATTTATGCATTCTGAAAACTTGAAGAAACGTCATactcacagaaaaagaagagtaGCATATCAGTCTTTTCCTAAAACAATGTAAACATGCTCATGCTGCTCCAGTTGGAGAAATGCATTCAGAAAATCCATTTCTGGAGGAAGTCAGGCTCACAGGGGGCAAAATCAGTCGTTTCCAtccagctggtggagctggagctcaCCCTCCCTGCAGTGTGTCTCACCTTTGAAACCCTGGCGGTGTCTCGAGGTAGGAAGGACCTGGTCGGATTCTTTCCGGTAGCACTGATCCTTGATTCTTCCCGAAGAAATCGAGGAGTGTCGAAGGGTCCtgagaacacagaaacacacagtttaaaaacactgactGATCAGACAAGGACATATTCATGTTTGAAACATTTCAGCGGCCATCAGGTGGAGGCTACAGGCCACAGGGACAGAAAGACTGCCTGCATGCAGGCTTCTGGAGTCCTCGTGGTTGTGCCAGCGTCATTCTCAGCCCTGTGGAGGATTTCCACTGACCTGCTCGCCTCCTGCCGTCCtcggagagcagctgctggttcacTTTTCgatgctcctcctgctcctccatttCTGCCTCCTCGTGGACCTGGAGGATGGTCTTCGGGCCCTGGTCGGCCCTCCCAGGAACCCAGTTGTTCTGAGAAGAATAAGTGGATTTTGTTATTGTCAATCCAGGAGTGAGACTTGTGTCAGATTCTGCACTTTCAATTTAAATTATAAAACAATATTCTGAAATATCTTCACTGGACCCAACTCAAAAACAGCTCATAGACTAAAACAACATCTCAGCCTGGTTTACGATCTCAAGAGTGAATCTGTGACGATCTCTTTCAATTCATGTGACAATCCTTCTCTAGTTTCAGCTCACAATGCTCAATACACGTTTCTGTTAGTTTAACATTGCATTGACTGTGTAAATGCATCATTCTTAGTGCCCTTagttgtttattattgttgtttataTTTGCAATTTCATATTTATGGGAGGGTTAttagaaatatgttttaattgtaaagtGATTATTGTGTGCTGCATGTCTCGGTCTCGGGTTATAAGGGTGACATAAGTGCCGTTCACTTCCGGTTTggactgctgtttctctgtggtTGAAATGCTAATTGTATTGTTTGCTTACAGTTTTCATGGTTCTAATGGAGTTCGCCAGACTTCATTAAATCAGTTCGAAGACCACTTGTGTTTTGTCGTGCCTCGAGGGATTCACagactgctttaaaaaaaaacatgtagaaAAAACTATTTCTTCACATAGATGACAAACAAAATGTGACCGGTACACAAATCTTCTGATTCAAGAGATtcaaaaaatccagaaaatgatTCAATGTGGGTCAAAGCATTAGCTTGGTGGGACTTCAGACTGGAACAAATCTCTAAACCAAACACTCACGTCTTTTAGCTCGATGACGTCCTGCAGCAGGAATCGAATCCGACTCGTTGTGCGGCGCTCGTTGACCAGTTTCATTATGGAGCTGAATATGTGATCCATTTGTGGCTGatcaaaagaaagacaaggagaAGATGAGAGACAGTCTGATTTTGGTTTCACTGTTTCATGACAACAAAGTACATTTCTTTTCACTTTAATTCTCACTTTCTTCCCTCAAATTATCAGCTTGATATTTCAGAAAAAATCCAACATGAATCCAGAATGGATAAACCGGAATTCTCAATCTCACCTTGGCTTCCTCCACATCCAGCTGTTTGCCGACAGTTGttagcagcacacacacacacacacacacacacacacacacacacacacacacacacacacacacacacacacacacacacacacaaacacacactgcagagaattcTCTTCCTGTGTCTTCAGCAGCTTGTGGACACAGTCGAAAATAAAGGCTGCGGTGGTCATCTTCAGCTTGAAGAGCTCACCGATAAGTTTCACCAGCCCAACTGAGCGCCTCCGAGCCTTGTTCTTCTCAAGCTCCAGCTCCTCACGCCGCTCCCGCTCTGCGGTCTGAAGAAAGCAAGACAAGCAAAAATGAGCAAACATTCACATTAGATTCAGTCAGGTATTTGGACAGATCTTTGGAAGAATCTCAAGTTCAATCAATACTGACGGATGCAGAAGAGTCCAGCGCCGCCTGCGACAACAATTAGCCACTGTCCTCTCTTTTAAAATGTACACTTTGATCCTTAACTAATGAGGATAAATAATAAAGCATTCTTACAGGGGCGAGGCGGTGGCACAGCTGGCCGTACATCACGGAGAAGCTGGGCTCATCGATGGCCTTCTCAAAGACCAGGTCCATGATGCCAGTGAGCCGCTCCGTGGAGTCGATGCTCAaacccagcagctgctccaccagctgactGAACCTCTCCAGAGTCAGCTTATTTAGAATGGCCCGGACTTTCCTCAGGAGGTCCTGGAAGGAAATCAGTTAGAAAGTATGGTTAATCAGTGAGACCATCAATCATTTAGCCCGTTTACAGGCACACTGAAATCCCAAGTGTAGTGTCGGTAATGTGTTTTGAGTGTGAACTTTTGCCCGTGCCTCCGTTTTCAGCTTTTCCGGGTCTGTCTCCGGCATGCTCCTTTTCATAGTGGGCTTCCACGCGTTCTGGCACTTGGTCAGCTCGCCGTTGTTGAAGCGGATGACCATCTTTGGTTGAGGTTTTATTGGCTGTGAAGACAGCAGAAGAACACAAATAGAGAATGCAGAGTCAATgtacacaggaaaaaaaaaggaatgcaGTCAAACAGAAATAGAGAGAAATCAGGTGTTTCAGCTTCATTAAAGTGAATCAAAGCAGCTGGATatcaaaacaaaccatttttcatgattgtAGCGTTGGTCAATAATGAATTTAGTGGTATATCAGATGACACTGTTGCAGCAGGAGTTAAGAAATACCCCACAACTAATCTAAGGGATCATAAATGCTGGACTTTGAATGATTAGAGCATTCAAGGTACTGGTCTGGCTTCTGCCAAGATCCGGTGTTGTGCCAAAAACTGATTTGCCATCTGTGGAGCGTACAAGGCTTCTTAAAGCTGTGTGAGGTGGTTGTCGCTGGACAAGTGTGTCCTGTTAAAGCAGATTTAATCAGGATTTAGAGCTATaatgtacaaacacacaaaactggaCGTACACAGTAACAGAAAATGTGCATCTGTGGGAAATTCTCACCATCCTTgcaaaaaataacaattttgACAAGGAAGGATTTGCAGCTTATGGATATTTCTACATGTCAGATACATGTCAATATCGTTTACTGTGTTTAATGTATTTCAGTTGCCCGTGTTCCTTGTCTGCACTTGCAAACCACTCTGTTATTAATATGATTTGTCGATGGGTGACATGAACAATAAAGAAATGACAGCTCTGGCACCTCTgcattttctgtctctgtcccctaGACTTGTATCAGCACTGTATTTGACACCAGTTATATAAGTATAGAAATGACTTGATTCATATTATGAGTTTTCTATTGTGAAGTTATTTTTCCTTCtcaagaaatttttttttcttaaaagaaaCATGAGAATTTCCCAgatgggagcagagcggaggggggagtGGGAGTGTTTTCTCATTGTGAGGGACCAGTCAGAGAACTCGGGGCGgtgccaacatttcaaactgaagtcagggctcagaaTCAGGGATAgctcctttaaaggtgctgtaggcaggattccgcatctccgccatcttgcttagggttacctaagcaagatggcgatttgacccaactaagatggcaatttgaaacccagcacagccaatcctgtcctgttttctctgacatcacgcccttacgcaagttaagcccctcccacaagaacgtgcgacgaacgcccctcgaccaatcacggttagagcctcaggggctcttctgattggtcaaagatacctggagctgtcaagattccttttcagctcagaacagagacagatggaaacactgcgccctcgcggtagtgcaattatgctacactcgtaaaggattatcaatggatactctaacatttaatccaaagaaaacagaaaaattagcattgactagcaaaatcctgcctacagcacctttaagtgaaCGATGAGAGccagttcacagctgtctgagagctgttcctttgtgcaaattgtccacgtttccttcacatgtctcctgagtgtctcctgagtccagctgtcaccgctgccttcatgtgaaccaccgagtttcagttttccgcagcagctccagtcacctgaacgcagcagctaactagcggaggagaagtgtctcGAGAgtggagccggtgttttggaagaactgattccctattaactggcaactgggtttctttcacgtcccttgttgttgatagatattaaaaaaccagacaaaaagcagTGTCCGActtttaatgagtctgatttcaacatccactgctagcagcagcagcaggaagtgctaaaagAAGTCAGTCGccaggtaacaaggacaccagttcatttgaaacactgtgTTGATGGCTTTATCATAGGTTTTAGCAattgcgcgcgcgcgcgcgcacacacagacacacacacacacacacacacacacacacacacacacacacaaacacacacacactttatctcaggttttagcaattgcacAAACACagtaacaatttaagataaataaactaatataaaatgaatgtgatggagtggtgtgtgtgtgtgtgtgtgtgtgtgtgtgtgtgtgtgtgtgtgtgtgtgtgtgtgtgtgtgagtgtgtgtgtgtgtgagtgtgtgtgtgtgtgtgtgtgtgtgtgtgtgtgtgtgcgtgcgtgcgtgcacgcacgcacgagAGTGTGtgggtaacctacatatctggcatcttttcgcatatttcacagcatacttcacaactgtccgcaattttaccgcataaaatggcaaaaaaaccCCGCATaatcatttgcataatcaagcattttagctcgcataatctgggatttaaagctcgtgtccgaagtttctgtttgtttccaatgtatgtatcatttttcaacagagcttaaatgtgtccgtctggttcgatactacaatataacattagcataaagcaatataaaaatgtatttatgagccccgccttcgtctcatagacccccatgttatccgaaaaagtgcgggtcagcttcagccaatagatttcgagcttctgctttgtcatgctgtcactCAACTTGTGCACGCAGCGcacactcgcccaggcagaggtgagttatctccgcagcagccgccccgcttacctcggatatatccactgtctgctgaacatccaccgtaaacagctaaacatggaggatgctgtaggactcggaggctctcaatTTTTGCCCGACAGATAATgcacgtgcacaattaaaggggcgtggcttgattgctcatgaaagcagagggagggcggaacctcgagacgttggattaaaaaaacctctctctttcaaaactccggacacgagctttaaagctagggttggtgaTCTTGggaaactagcgttagcatgtagcatctccccaaggctccgcctagctagctccgcccagctcccaccccattggaggagatCCTGTTGGgaggagacgcggagacgttcacAGCGCGCGggcgcttccgcatccagtgcgttcctggcgtaacctgtcctcagcgcttcgtttcttcgtatttctttatttgcactacgccaagttatggcgcactcaacggtaagtaaacccccaaacattcgtctccgccattctgcaacgacgctccgtcct
The window above is part of the Salarias fasciatus chromosome 23, fSalaFa1.1, whole genome shotgun sequence genome. Proteins encoded here:
- the LOC115381287 gene encoding eukaryotic translation initiation factor 4 gamma 3-like, with protein sequence MVIRFNNGELTKCQNAWKPTMKRSMPETDPEKLKTEDLLRKVRAILNKLTLERFSQLVEQLLGLSIDSTERLTGIMDLVFEKAIDEPSFSVMYGQLCHRLAPTAERERREELELEKNKARRRSVGLVKLIGELFKLKMTTAAFIFDCVHKLLKTQEENSLQCVCVLLTTVGKQLDVEEAKPQMDHIFSSIMKLVNERRTTSRIRFLLQDVIELKDNNWVPGRADQGPKTILQVHEEAEMEEQEEHRKVNQQLLSEDGRRRAGPFDTPRFLREESRISATGKNPTRSFLPRDTARVSKPQLDQKIQLRPQGQGSWAQGCAGRSRAGNSAVEPVASTPTRPALSADQAERKSRSIVEEFLHLKDFKEAVECVEELHLDQQLHIFVGVELTLEWSQSSREEMGQLLSQLLQRGTLPKMQFCKGLSDTLELAEDMAIDIPHIWLYLAQLLRPAPSKGGFSMAQLFSELNKALHPAGGAGLLISQILHVLCKEKASWAVTHRSVASVWRESGLSWPDFIAEGEDVQVFISQQCSAGPAPAGIGPLGPSTVGAGGPGGGLPLPTAGPVCGCLPGVIAGIWDSRRFSGP